The Xenopus laevis strain J_2021 chromosome 5L, Xenopus_laevis_v10.1, whole genome shotgun sequence genome has a segment encoding these proteins:
- the arhgef33.L gene encoding rho guanine nucleotide exchange factor 33 isoform X5 has translation MQELSRIQHGEYALEEKVKSCRCTMEEKVTEVKNSLNNLKEEVNTAMAMIHAIIAKQEEMQQKIEQLQQEKRRESRKVKNKRLQKEEPMAQPQVPPNGNFLQPSLSESTVVNHHFNNIAQPSPFEKVPASRLVTANDCNMAAITTASRVTQEDSEKSYTTSTLIETQQKAYMPSHIWRQPKDERESNEENSPKEQPDRIRDTGRNRSAPVENVLSEPTGFARRQNAARDLLESERKYVLNLSHILKIRATLQGSDIKRATKERSFFPSSLRYLIQHHLDLLHVLQERVIKWSREGILGDIFLKLTNDENNFLDYYVAYLKDLPESISVIHIVVLKEAEEDIKSDLYILLFHVVQRIPEYLIILQNILKFTEQEHPDYYLLLVCVQRLRVFISHYSVLFQYNEDLLIQKRKKLKKSSMIKLYKGLASQCSGSSQEVPPSVNTSSIIKENIIQSDETHQLYPAMPGSNLNLVPQIKKGRQTPVENIQPLKSSEWEADGKKHDRPDIIVPTPYSGPDQEVNSLLSPLQSIPEMEYESTSVDALLDMERSKRTSSNIFSHGNLAPNYEEYEYGSEIIGVSTPYEEDPFPNHPLFESCSAASSESSLDICFLRPINFTLESNRTERSLQPASRNCFSPVSNSSYRHEGIHIKNKPLSRSLKEFPRNQEAVSTRLYSARCTSASRMQFKQDRSTQSHGSDSARNSHRQFYIPQRPHADSRSLLEDIQMDGNARFYHKDETEQTSFSEHHPRPDQKGGFRSSFRKLFKKKSGGLESKEKSSEKSSLDQSPTRQEIFRHHSALISELDRGTAV, from the exons AAAGTTACAGAGGTGAAGAATTCACTGAACAATCTCAAG GAAGAGGTGAACACAGCGATGGCAATGATTCATGCCATAATTGCAAAGCAGGAGGAAATGCAGCAGAAAATCGAACAACTGCAGCAAGAAAAGAGAAGAGAGTCACGTAAAGTAAAAAACAA AAGGTTACAGAAAGAAGAACCCATGGCACAGCCTCAAGTACCACCGAACGGCAATTTCCTACAACCCAGCCTCTCTGAATCCACAGTGGTTAATCATCACTTTAACAACATTGCACAACCATCCCCATTTGAGAAAG TACCTGCTTCCAGGCTGGTGACTGCAAATGACTGCAACATGGCTGCAATTACAACTGCCT CTAGAGTCACCCAGGAAGATAGTGAGAAAAGCTACACGACTTCTACACTAATTGAAACACAGCAAAAAGCCTACATGCCTTCACATATCTGGAGACAGCCAAAAGATGAAAGAGAAAGCAACGAGGAGAACTCTCCCAAAGAACAACCAGACAGGATAAGAGATACAGGCCGGAACAGAAGTGCACCCGTTGAGAACGTATTAAGTGAACCTACAGGTTTTG CTAGAAGACAAAATGCTGCTCGAGACCTTTTGGAATCAGAGAGAAAATATGTTTTGAACCTATCGCACATCCTGAAGATCAGGGCCACCTTGCAAGGGTCTGATATAAAAAGGGCTACAAAAGAAAGGAG TTTCTTCCCCAGTTCCTTACGGTATTTGATCCAACATCACCTGGACCTGCTGCATGTTCTGCAGGAGAGAGTAATCAAATGGTCTAGAGAGGGGATTTTAGGAGATATATTCCTGAAACTGACAAACGACGAG AACAATTTTTTGGACTACTATGTTGCTTACTTGAAAGATTTACCGGAGAGTATTTCTGTCATTCATATTGTGGTTCTGAAAGAA GCTGAAGAAGATATTAAATCCGATCTCTACATATTGCTTTTTCATGTTGTTCAGAGAATTCCAGAATATCTGATTATCTTACAG AATATCTTGAAATTCACAGAACAGGAGCACCCAGATTATTACTTGCTTCTTGTGTGTGTGCAGCGCCTACGAGTTTTCATCTCACACTACAGCGTTTTGTTTCAGTACAATGAGGACCTTCTCATTCAGAAAAGGAAGAAACTTAAGAA GTCCTCTATGATTAAACTTTACAAAGGACTCGCATCCCAGTGTTCTGGAAGTAGCCAGGAAGTTCCTCCCAGTGTGAATACCTCTTCaatcattaaagaaaatatcatcCAGTCTGATGAAACACATCAGCTATATCCTGCAATGCCAGGGTCCAACCT AAATCTTGTGCCTCAAATAAAAAAGGGCAGACAGACTCCAGTTGAAAACATTCAGCCATTAAAGTCCTCTGAGTGGGAAGCAGATGGAAAGAAACATGATCGACCTGACATTATTGTCCCAACACCATATTCTGGGCCTGATCAAGAAGTCAATTCACTGCTGTCACCCTTACAGTCCATTCCAGAGATGGAGTATGAAAGCACTTCAGTGGATGCGTTACTTGATATGGAAAGGTCCAAGAGGACGTCATCAAACATTTTTTCTCACGGAAACCTTGCACCTAATTATGAGGAATATGAATATGGAAGTGAAATAATTGGAGTGTCTACACCTTATGAAGAGGACCCATTTCCAAACCACCCATTGTTTGAGTCTTGCTCTGCGGCCTCATCTGAGTCCAGCCTGGATATTTGCTTTTTGAGGCCCATCAACTTTACCCTGGAATCAAACAGAACAGAGCGATCTTTGCAGCCAGCGAGCAGGAATTGTTTCTCCCCTGTGAGCAACAGCAGCTACAGGCATGAAGGTATTCATATTAAAAACAAGCCTTTGAGCAGATCCCTGAAGGAGTTTCCTCGGAATCAAGAAGCAGTCTCTACAAGACTTTATAGTGCCAGATGCACCAGTGCCAGCAGGATGCAGTTTAAGCAGGATAGAAGCACTCAGTCCCACGGATCAGATTCAGCTCGCAATTCACACAGGCAATTCTACATTCCACAAAGGCCTCATGCAGACAGTAGATCTCTACTAGAG GATATCCAAATGGATGGAAATGCAAGGTTCTACCACAAGGATGAAACTGAACAAACCTCTTTTAGTGAGCACCACCCAAGACCAGATCAGAAGGGTGGTTTCCGAAGCTCCTTCCGTAAGCTATTTAAAAAGAA